In a genomic window of Gambusia affinis linkage group LG04, SWU_Gaff_1.0, whole genome shotgun sequence:
- the LOC122830292 gene encoding aspartate aminotransferase, cytoplasmic-like, with protein MSLFIDVPQAPPVAVFKLSADFREDSHPQKVNLGVGAYRTDDCQPWVLPVVKKVEQLLVEDNSLNHEYLPILGLPEFRSSASKVALGDDNPAIKENRVGAVQALGGTGALRIGADFLRRWYNGVNNAATPVYVSAPTWENHNGVFTDAGFKDIRPYHYWDADKRGLDLTGLLDDLEKAPEHSIFVLHACAHNPTGTDPTQEEWKTIAEVMKRRKLFPFFDSAYQGFASGNLEKDAWAIRFFVSQGFELFIAQSFSKNFGLYNERVGNLTVVSKDNENLTRVLSQMEKIVRTTWSNPPSQGARIVSKTLNSPELFAEWKDNVKTMADRVLLMRDQLKSKLLALGTPGTWDHITQQIGMFSFTGLNPKQVDYLIKEKHVYLMASGRINMCGLTSKNIDYVSQAIHEAVTKV; from the exons CTTACCGTACTGATGACTGCCAGCCCTGGGTGCTGCCTGTAGTGAAGAAGGTGGAGCAGCTGCTTGTGGAGGATAACAGCCTGAACCACGAGTACCTGCCCATCCTCGGCCTGCCAGAGTTTCGCTCTTCTGCCTCAAAGGTCGCCCTGGGAGACGACAATCCCGCCATCAAGGAGAACAGG GTCGGGGCTGTCCAGGCTCTGGGCGGAACAGGAGCCTTGAGGATCGGGGCAGATTTCTTGCGCCGGTGGTACAACGGCGTCAACAACGCAGCCACACCTGTTTATGTGTCAGCACCAACCTGGG AGAATCACAACGGTGTGTTCACGGACGCCGGGTTCAAGGACATCCGTCCGTACCACTACTGGGATGCTGACAAACGGGGTTTGGATCTGACTGGACTCCTGGATGACTTGGAG AAAGCTCCAGAACACTCCATCTTCGTCCTCCATGCTTGTGCTCACAACCCGACCGGCACCGACCCGACCCAGGAGGAGTGGAAGACCATCGCAGAGGTCATGAAG agGAGGAAGTTGTTTCCGTTCTTCGATTCAGCTTACCAAGGTTTTGCCTCCGGTAACCTGGAAAAAGACGCTTGGGCGATCCGCTTCTTCGTCTCGCAGGGCTTTGAGCTCTTCATCGCTCAGTCTTTCTCCAAAAACTTTGGACTCTACA ATGAGAGGGTAGGGAACCTGACGGTGGTTTCCAAGGACAACGAGAACCTGACCCGCGTTCTGTCCCAGATGGAGAAGATTGTGAGGACGACCTGGTCCAATCCGCCGTCTCAGGGAGCGCGAATCGTCAGCAAGACCCTCAACAGTCCTGAGCTGTTTGCAGAATG GAAGGACAACGTGAAGACGATGGCAGACCGGGTCCTGCTGATGAGGGATCAGCTGAAGAGCAAGCTGCTAGCTCTGGGCACTCCAGGCACCTGGGACCACATCACTCAGCAGATCGGGATGTTCAGCTTTACTGGCCTCAACC ccaAACAGGTGGACTACTTGATCAAAGAGAAGCATGTGTACCTGATGGCGAGCGGTCGCATCAACATGTGCGGCCTGACCTCTAAGAACATCGACTACGTCTCTCAGGCCATCCACGAGGCCGTCACCAAAGTCTAG